From one Pontibacillus sp. HMF3514 genomic stretch:
- a CDS encoding NUDIX hydrolase — protein sequence MLVEYIKWLRGKVGHDYVILNFAGAIIQDESRRLLLQKRGDNHQWGFPGGCIEIGESAEETAIREIKEETGFDISINGMIGVYSKYFHEYPNGDKAQTIGVFFDCSLNGGEMKIDESETLDLEFFDVEHIPPLFHQKHYDALEDFLNNKRGVYR from the coding sequence ATCTTAGTGGAGTACATTAAATGGCTTCGAGGTAAAGTGGGGCATGATTATGTCATATTAAATTTTGCTGGGGCTATCATTCAAGATGAGTCGAGAAGGCTTCTCCTTCAAAAAAGAGGAGATAATCATCAATGGGGATTTCCTGGTGGTTGCATAGAGATTGGTGAATCAGCTGAGGAAACAGCTATAAGAGAAATTAAAGAGGAAACCGGATTTGATATCTCGATAAACGGGATGATTGGTGTCTATAGTAAGTATTTTCATGAGTATCCAAATGGAGATAAGGCCCAGACTATTGGTGTGTTTTTTGATTGCTCGCTTAATGGTGGCGAGATGAAGATTGATGAGAGTGAAACACTTGATTTGGAATTCTTCGATGTTGAACATATACCGCCTTTGTTTCATCAAAAGCACTATGACGCTCTAGAAGATTTTCTTAACAATAAAAGAGGGGTTTATCGATAA
- a CDS encoding class I SAM-dependent methyltransferase yields the protein MSYKGSQAYDNHAFFENYMARRKREQSPNEVMETPVFLEKLGDVTGKHILDLGCGDARFGYGLLQRGCEHFVGVDGSKNMVEAANTVLEGTKGSVYHSPLESWDFEKHTYNVVMSRLVFHYIEDLQTIFDQVFKTLSNQGRFIFSVQHPVLTSSIESATKSPKKSNWIVDDYFNTGQRIEPWIEEQVIKYHRTTEDYFAMLKRSGFSIEDISECSPKRENFSSEEEYKRRKRIPLFLLFSCKK from the coding sequence ATGAGTTATAAAGGATCTCAGGCTTATGATAATCACGCTTTTTTTGAAAATTACATGGCCCGACGTAAACGGGAACAAAGTCCGAATGAAGTGATGGAGACGCCAGTGTTTTTAGAAAAGCTAGGCGATGTTACAGGAAAGCATATTCTGGATCTCGGTTGTGGGGATGCACGATTTGGATATGGATTGCTTCAAAGAGGATGCGAGCATTTTGTTGGCGTTGATGGGTCAAAAAATATGGTAGAAGCGGCGAATACAGTTTTGGAAGGAACAAAAGGATCGGTTTACCATTCACCTTTAGAAAGCTGGGATTTCGAGAAACATACATACAATGTTGTCATGTCCAGGCTAGTCTTTCATTATATCGAAGACCTGCAAACCATTTTTGATCAAGTCTTCAAAACGCTTTCTAATCAAGGTCGATTTATATTTAGCGTCCAACATCCTGTCTTAACTTCCTCTATTGAAAGTGCTACGAAATCCCCTAAGAAGTCGAATTGGATTGTAGATGATTATTTCAATACAGGTCAGCGGATTGAACCTTGGATTGAAGAACAGGTAATCAAATATCATCGTACAACTGAAGACTATTTTGCAATGTTGAAGCGGTCAGGCTTTAGCATAGAGGATATAAGTGAATGTTCTCCTAAGCGAGAGAATTTCTCGAGTGAAGAAGAATATAAGAGACGTAAGAGAATCCCATTGTTTTTGCTATTCTCATGTAAAAAATAA
- a CDS encoding M48 family metallopeptidase — protein sequence MSQPKVTIKDHKQQYAVYVNRMTVYKQGKIVECTDDEAQHYYMFFYKQKYLNIVKEKPLKPDSYAKNALDHGTTFHAPHPLIDATISESEPYKKHLFNDLFPKLKQKYNYDEVTLIASFFESFIKKEQLIKFIKTMFYENRRNGKMFACYRIYRVLANFASSNSFVRSLASTLEFKKFDPLYEQLNTSLKEKDPIYYEQVLHDHLHDDEAFQKLSQFLQEEERWIDDLTISIQKFENDPTDNWYTFIQHKMMSHFQGKAFMQLLEDLFSRVPNNKILQKDLLNQYVQLDCPEKALNLIATQHLDLREDQLESFNKVLDHINLEEIDVKIEELNTVIASLFKKIPNQAASLLQKAIKMLMKDHSISFIQKWLEPLRGLPQADPIIEKVDQMQVLQDEPNKQLELGELYYEFSQMDEAIECFSWEMELHDQNPKPVQWLSKIYNELGQSQEAKAYQKLYVDMVKA from the coding sequence ATGTCTCAACCAAAAGTAACAATTAAAGATCATAAGCAGCAATACGCTGTATATGTCAATCGGATGACGGTTTATAAACAAGGTAAAATCGTTGAATGTACAGATGACGAAGCACAACATTACTACATGTTTTTCTATAAGCAAAAATACTTAAATATTGTAAAAGAAAAGCCTCTAAAACCCGATTCATATGCCAAGAATGCCTTAGATCATGGCACAACTTTCCACGCACCTCATCCTCTTATTGATGCTACGATTTCAGAGTCTGAACCATATAAGAAACATCTATTTAATGATCTATTTCCTAAGTTAAAACAAAAGTATAATTATGATGAAGTTACCCTAATTGCATCTTTTTTTGAATCGTTTATTAAGAAAGAACAGCTCATAAAATTTATTAAAACAATGTTCTATGAAAACCGCCGTAATGGTAAAATGTTTGCTTGCTATCGCATATATCGTGTCCTAGCCAATTTTGCCTCATCCAATAGCTTTGTTCGTTCTCTAGCTAGTACGTTGGAGTTTAAAAAGTTCGATCCTCTTTATGAGCAACTGAACACCTCTTTAAAAGAAAAAGACCCCATTTATTATGAACAAGTTTTACATGATCACCTTCATGATGATGAAGCCTTTCAAAAACTCTCTCAATTTCTACAAGAAGAAGAGCGGTGGATAGATGATCTCACCATATCCATTCAAAAGTTTGAAAACGACCCAACTGATAATTGGTACACCTTTATCCAACACAAAATGATGTCTCATTTCCAAGGTAAAGCCTTTATGCAATTGTTAGAGGATTTATTTTCTCGAGTCCCAAATAATAAAATACTCCAAAAAGATTTACTCAATCAGTATGTACAATTGGATTGTCCTGAAAAAGCCTTAAACCTTATCGCTACACAACATTTAGATTTACGAGAGGATCAACTTGAGTCTTTTAATAAAGTTTTAGACCACATTAACCTTGAGGAAATTGATGTGAAGATTGAGGAATTAAACACGGTGATCGCTTCCTTATTTAAGAAGATACCTAATCAAGCTGCGTCACTTTTACAGAAAGCTATTAAAATGCTGATGAAGGACCATTCCATATCCTTTATACAAAAATGGCTAGAACCTTTACGTGGCCTACCTCAAGCTGATCCTATAATTGAAAAAGTGGATCAAATGCAGGTGTTACAGGATGAGCCGAATAAACAGTTGGAGTTAGGTGAGTTGTACTATGAATTTAGCCAAATGGATGAGGCAATTGAATGTTTTAGCTGGGAGATGGAGCTACATGACCAAAATCCTAAACCTGTACAATGGTTATCTAAAATTTATAATGAGTTAGGTCAAAGCCAAGAAGCAAAGGCGTATCAGAAATTATATGTGGATATGGTGAAAGCATAG
- a CDS encoding S9 family peptidase, which produces MKKIYYGNNEHQFGELRLPEGDGPHPVTVVIHGGFWRSEYGIEQINAVAENLAENGWATWNIEYRRVGHEGGSWPGTLLDVAYAADYVRTLANTYSLQLDNVVTIGHSAGGHLALWLAGRHRLPDSSELHTQDPLKIKSAVSLAGVTDLRLMHKVHDIRNQAVGGEPSNPTADLLGGSPGEVANRYNEASPSALLPLDVHQVLVHGALDVHVPVGISQHYYREAEEFGDFVKLVELPNAEHFMIVDPSTDAWAEILQEMELLK; this is translated from the coding sequence ATGAAAAAAATCTACTACGGTAATAATGAACATCAATTCGGCGAATTACGCCTTCCTGAGGGAGATGGACCTCATCCTGTTACAGTCGTTATTCACGGAGGGTTTTGGAGAAGTGAATATGGTATTGAGCAAATCAATGCAGTTGCTGAGAATTTAGCAGAAAACGGATGGGCTACTTGGAATATTGAATATCGTCGTGTTGGTCATGAAGGTGGGAGTTGGCCTGGTACGTTGCTTGATGTTGCATATGCAGCTGATTATGTACGAACACTTGCGAATACATATTCTCTCCAATTAGATAATGTCGTGACGATAGGTCATTCTGCTGGCGGGCATCTTGCATTATGGTTAGCTGGGCGTCATCGTTTACCGGATAGCAGCGAACTTCATACACAAGATCCTCTCAAAATCAAAAGTGCCGTGAGTTTAGCGGGTGTAACAGACCTTCGTTTGATGCATAAGGTACACGATATTCGAAATCAAGCTGTTGGAGGAGAACCAAGTAATCCAACTGCTGATTTATTGGGTGGATCTCCGGGTGAAGTGGCAAACCGGTACAACGAAGCATCACCAAGTGCGCTCTTACCCCTTGATGTTCATCAAGTATTGGTTCATGGCGCATTGGATGTCCATGTGCCCGTAGGAATCAGCCAACACTACTATCGAGAAGCCGAGGAGTTTGGTGATTTTGTGAAATTGGTGGAGCTCCCGAATGCTGAGCACTTTATGATAGTGGATCCCAGTACAGACGCCTGGGCAGAGATTTTGCAAGAGATGGAGTTATTAAAATAA
- a CDS encoding NUDIX hydrolase, translating to MTSTYVDWGEAKVKLTWQERDHLPQKDLITSAHGFCFFDGQLMMVDLVDRGWDFPGGHIETGETPIECFKREAMEEGYVEGDCAFLGTIEVNHSENPNWHENGPYPKIGYQAFYRMDITQLHPFKAEHESGQRTFIHTNAVADYYHKWNDVYREVLASALKVEK from the coding sequence ATGACATCTACATATGTGGATTGGGGAGAGGCGAAGGTTAAGCTAACCTGGCAAGAACGTGATCATCTTCCACAAAAAGACCTCATCACAAGCGCGCATGGTTTTTGCTTTTTTGATGGTCAGTTAATGATGGTTGATTTAGTTGATCGTGGATGGGATTTCCCAGGTGGACATATTGAAACCGGAGAAACCCCTATAGAGTGCTTCAAGCGAGAGGCGATGGAAGAAGGGTATGTGGAAGGGGATTGTGCATTTCTTGGAACGATTGAAGTTAATCATAGCGAAAATCCAAATTGGCATGAAAATGGTCCTTATCCAAAGATAGGATACCAAGCTTTTTACAGAATGGATATTACCCAATTGCATCCTTTTAAAGCTGAACATGAATCAGGACAACGAACATTTATCCATACCAATGCAGTAGCTGACTATTATCATAAGTGGAATGATGTTTACCGAGAAGTTCTGGCAAGTGCTTTGAAGGTAGAAAAATAG
- a CDS encoding sugar-binding protein, with protein sequence MRYERLIYIILAGGMLLFGGISVFYYMKALQNNVRIDQVHSQEKEDFHFVLIPQETDNDYWRLVEKGAREAEEALGVSVEYNGPKKTSVSEHIEWIEKAVAAKVDGIITQGLDEKTFAPVINQAIDKGIPVITIDTDAASSERSAYVGTDNYQAGFLAGQALIKDTGGEANVGIITGSFEARNMQLRVQGFRDAVKNAPGVKILDVKASNITRIQAAEKADEMLSTYSDMDAFFGTSALDSYGIASTVQQRGRTNGVYIIAFDTLPETIELIRNGIIDATVVQKPYKMGYESVRLLTQIGNGKTVEPIHHTGTDILRRDDLTRKEPSPDESEGPS encoded by the coding sequence ATGAGATATGAACGGTTGATTTATATCATTCTAGCAGGGGGGATGTTGCTCTTTGGTGGTATTTCAGTATTCTATTATATGAAAGCGCTTCAAAATAATGTGCGAATTGATCAAGTCCATTCACAAGAGAAAGAGGATTTTCATTTCGTCTTGATCCCACAAGAGACAGATAATGATTATTGGAGGTTAGTCGAAAAAGGGGCGAGAGAAGCAGAGGAGGCCCTAGGTGTATCAGTTGAGTACAATGGGCCGAAAAAGACGAGTGTGTCAGAGCACATAGAATGGATTGAAAAAGCTGTTGCAGCCAAAGTCGATGGCATTATCACACAGGGATTAGATGAAAAAACGTTTGCTCCTGTCATCAATCAAGCGATCGATAAGGGTATTCCTGTTATCACGATTGATACGGACGCAGCATCAAGTGAACGCTCAGCCTATGTGGGTACAGACAACTATCAGGCTGGATTTTTAGCTGGACAAGCTCTTATCAAGGATACGGGTGGTGAAGCCAATGTGGGCATAATTACAGGGAGCTTCGAGGCCCGCAATATGCAACTTCGTGTTCAAGGGTTTCGCGATGCTGTAAAGAATGCTCCAGGGGTTAAGATTTTAGACGTAAAGGCCTCAAACATCACTCGTATCCAAGCGGCTGAAAAAGCAGATGAAATGCTCAGCACGTATTCCGATATGGATGCTTTTTTTGGCACGAGTGCCCTAGATAGTTATGGAATTGCTTCAACGGTTCAACAAAGAGGGCGTACAAATGGTGTTTATATCATAGCCTTTGACACGTTACCTGAAACGATCGAACTTATCCGGAATGGCATTATCGATGCAACCGTTGTTCAGAAGCCTTATAAAATGGGTTATGAAAGTGTGAGACTACTAACGCAGATTGGTAATGGGAAGACAGTTGAGCCCATTCATCATACAGGAACGGATATTTTAAGACGAGATGATTTAACGAGAAAGGAACCTTCTCCTGATGAAAGTGAGGGTCCATCATGA
- a CDS encoding sensor histidine kinase: MIHIQTKLMTFFILLILFMNGVAYFLYQGSQDTIRQYDILLERFFLLNEVEQTTEDVYQNLKSYIINKSPELLEEYKDGREELKTLQGQLPEKIDRNQLVVENYSNMIESFLEESDQALQAYQKENIKEYSARMIEAEEVLSYLQETALTLINEELSEYDSFYKSLVVHNGFIEKMRLAVFAFTLFASLLFAFWFSRGITRPIHDLAHAAREIASGKFDGEKVPVQTKDELGFLTETFNSMRENIQSLVTQIKQKSEMKRLMKEMELKSLQSQVNPHFLFNTLNMIAKTSYIEDAKRTSELIEAVSTLLRHNLTRLDQPTTLKEELKNVNEYMFIQQARFGQRFTYEEDIHPDTTGTPLPVLTLQPLVENAFIHGIENLEAGGEIRISSMIRDGMTLIDIQDNGVGISEEQVEKLLATPSNDEELQETNRNGHTTGIGLPNIIRRLELFYEREELVTIDSEIGNGTTIRLQLPIEQARGGI, from the coding sequence ATGATTCATATTCAGACGAAGCTCATGACCTTTTTCATCTTGTTGATCTTATTTATGAATGGCGTTGCCTACTTTCTCTATCAAGGAAGCCAAGATACCATTCGACAATATGATATTTTGCTTGAACGCTTCTTTTTACTGAACGAAGTTGAACAAACTACAGAAGACGTCTATCAAAATTTAAAGAGCTATATTATTAATAAATCTCCTGAACTGTTAGAAGAGTATAAGGATGGGCGAGAAGAACTTAAAACCTTGCAAGGGCAACTGCCTGAAAAGATTGATCGAAATCAATTGGTGGTGGAGAACTACTCCAATATGATTGAAAGCTTTCTTGAGGAAAGCGATCAAGCCCTCCAAGCTTATCAGAAGGAAAACATTAAAGAGTACTCTGCTCGTATGATTGAGGCAGAGGAAGTACTGTCTTATCTTCAAGAAACAGCACTCACACTCATTAATGAAGAGTTATCGGAATATGATAGTTTTTACAAAAGCCTTGTCGTCCACAATGGCTTTATTGAAAAAATGCGCCTAGCTGTCTTTGCCTTCACGTTGTTTGCATCGCTGTTATTTGCGTTTTGGTTTTCACGAGGAATCACAAGACCTATCCATGACCTGGCTCATGCAGCTAGAGAAATTGCTTCTGGAAAGTTTGATGGGGAGAAAGTACCTGTGCAAACAAAGGATGAGCTCGGGTTTTTAACGGAAACGTTTAATAGTATGCGAGAAAACATTCAATCTCTTGTAACGCAAATTAAACAGAAGTCTGAAATGAAACGATTGATGAAGGAAATGGAGCTGAAGAGCTTACAGAGTCAAGTGAATCCACACTTTCTTTTTAATACGCTTAATATGATTGCGAAAACCTCTTATATTGAGGATGCAAAAAGGACAAGTGAGTTGATTGAAGCAGTGTCTACTTTGCTTCGCCATAATTTAACGCGATTGGACCAACCGACTACGTTAAAAGAAGAGTTGAAAAATGTAAATGAGTATATGTTTATTCAACAAGCTCGTTTTGGTCAACGTTTTACTTATGAAGAGGACATCCATCCGGATACAACAGGGACACCTCTTCCTGTTTTAACCCTCCAGCCTCTTGTAGAAAATGCCTTTATTCATGGTATTGAAAATTTGGAAGCTGGGGGAGAAATTCGTATTTCTTCAATGATTAGAGATGGTATGACCCTTATTGATATACAAGATAATGGTGTAGGGATAAGTGAGGAACAAGTGGAAAAACTTTTAGCCACACCGAGTAATGATGAAGAACTACAAGAGACAAACAGAAATGGACACACGACAGGGATTGGCTTACCGAACATTATTCGTAGGCTAGAGTTGTTTTATGAGAGAGAAGAGCTTGTGACGATCGATTCTGAGATAGGGAATGGAACAACTATTCGACTCCAACTTCCAATCGAACAGGCCAGAGGAGGGATATGA
- a CDS encoding response regulator, whose product MKWLMVEDEMIEREGLKKMVTDQFTELKLIGEAVSGREAIDLAKEHHPDLITMDIKMPGMDGIQAVKEIKAWNPDIEIIMMTAYNEFEYAREVMRQGVQEYVLKPAKKSELYATFQRVLNGIAEKRQKENEGQDKQAILSLIQSNWMQAYFTERVMEHYPEELASFFPASSGKGCAMIVHLDDPQGYEEQQVWIKEELEKSTYCLVGPIQSGHFPVWVFAFKDEEKVANLSKWIRTTLQRFQSAFQKKITIGIGNLYNEPSQLIHSYHEAVIAMAFVNLQKGYVLYDEAKSQLAPGAFNRVVQEKKIYEAVRSGDSDLAIHQFEQLWPLLDEGVEERISYCKDLVHAVYGIIKEMGIAEQSLLSDFPEEMNPSDWRKWAVQKVAQASDGIRSWKHVTSKDAIWEAEEWIKSHFEEPITLEDVAEHVSLSPYYFSKIFKERLNKSFVDYLTDLRVVKAKELLTTTDKPLKEISQLVGYKDPNYFSRVFKKRMGVTPSEYRVPSMKS is encoded by the coding sequence ATGAAGTGGCTAATGGTTGAAGATGAGATGATCGAGCGCGAAGGGTTGAAAAAGATGGTCACGGACCAATTTACTGAGCTCAAACTCATTGGAGAAGCGGTATCAGGAAGAGAAGCGATCGATTTAGCTAAGGAGCATCACCCAGATTTAATCACAATGGATATCAAAATGCCTGGTATGGATGGCATTCAAGCTGTTAAAGAGATAAAAGCTTGGAATCCTGACATTGAAATCATCATGATGACGGCATATAACGAATTTGAGTATGCAAGGGAAGTCATGCGACAGGGGGTTCAGGAGTATGTGTTAAAGCCTGCAAAAAAATCTGAACTCTATGCTACATTTCAGCGAGTTTTGAATGGAATAGCAGAAAAACGACAAAAAGAGAATGAAGGCCAGGATAAGCAGGCCATTCTGTCACTGATTCAATCTAACTGGATGCAAGCTTATTTTACGGAGCGAGTTATGGAGCATTACCCTGAAGAGTTAGCTTCATTTTTCCCTGCATCTAGTGGTAAGGGTTGTGCGATGATTGTTCATTTGGATGACCCACAAGGATACGAAGAACAACAAGTGTGGATCAAAGAAGAGTTGGAGAAAAGCACTTATTGTTTAGTTGGACCGATCCAGAGCGGACACTTTCCTGTTTGGGTTTTTGCCTTTAAGGATGAGGAAAAGGTTGCAAATCTATCAAAATGGATTAGAACCACTCTGCAACGATTCCAATCCGCTTTCCAAAAAAAGATTACCATCGGTATTGGAAACCTTTATAATGAACCTTCACAGCTCATTCATTCCTATCATGAGGCTGTGATTGCAATGGCTTTTGTGAATCTTCAAAAAGGATATGTTTTGTATGATGAAGCCAAATCACAACTTGCCCCTGGTGCCTTTAACCGTGTAGTGCAAGAGAAGAAAATCTATGAAGCTGTACGTAGTGGAGATTCTGATTTAGCCATTCATCAATTTGAACAGCTCTGGCCGTTACTGGATGAAGGTGTTGAGGAAAGGATCTCTTATTGTAAGGATCTTGTTCATGCAGTCTACGGCATTATCAAAGAAATGGGCATAGCGGAGCAAAGCTTACTAAGTGATTTTCCTGAAGAAATGAATCCAAGTGATTGGAGAAAATGGGCTGTACAAAAGGTGGCACAAGCTTCAGATGGGATTCGAAGCTGGAAGCATGTCACGTCAAAAGATGCGATTTGGGAAGCGGAAGAATGGATTAAATCTCATTTTGAAGAACCCATTACGCTTGAAGACGTTGCAGAACACGTATCTTTAAGTCCTTATTACTTCAGCAAAATCTTTAAAGAGAGACTCAATAAAAGTTTTGTAGATTACCTGACAGATCTCAGGGTTGTAAAAGCCAAAGAGCTATTAACAACAACCGATAAACCTTTAAAAGAAATCAGCCAACTAGTGGGCTATAAAGATCCGAATTATTTTAGTCGTGTGTTTAAAAAACGAATGGGCGTGACGCCTTCTGAATATAGGGTTCCTTCTATGAAGTCATAG
- a CDS encoding ABC transporter substrate-binding protein, which translates to MKRYGFLWMIAILLIGTMAACSDSDSSSDGSGGEGKIELFSWWTAGGESEGLNALMDQFKEEHPDIEIENAAVAGGGGSNAKAVLANRMQGGDPPSTFQVHGGDELLAGWVAADKMQPLNDLYEENNWKDVFPQDLIDMVSKDGNIYAVPVDIHRGNVVFYNKKVFEENNIEPPKDWNGFLEVAEKLKSKGITPLALGDKNVWPSTMVFESILQANLGAEDYNKLWNGEIPMDDERVVKSAEMFKKVLAYVNEDHSARAWQDGSQLVADGKAAMNIMGDWANGYYKSKDLKPGEDYGWFASPGTEGEFQVITDTFGLPKGVENPDQVKEFLTVLGSKKGQDAFNPKKGSIPARTDADMSKYGKYSTDTIKDFKDSKLTPSLAHGSAAPEQVVTKVNQAVNVFVTQQKVDQFIESLKQSVSSLK; encoded by the coding sequence TTGAAACGATACGGTTTTTTATGGATGATCGCCATCCTTCTAATCGGGACAATGGCAGCTTGTAGCGATTCCGACTCTAGTTCAGATGGATCTGGAGGAGAAGGAAAAATTGAATTATTCAGCTGGTGGACTGCAGGCGGGGAGTCTGAAGGTCTTAACGCACTTATGGATCAATTTAAAGAAGAACACCCAGACATAGAAATCGAAAACGCAGCAGTAGCAGGAGGCGGCGGTTCAAACGCCAAAGCTGTGCTAGCTAACCGTATGCAAGGAGGAGACCCACCATCCACATTCCAGGTACACGGTGGAGATGAGCTGCTTGCAGGTTGGGTAGCGGCTGATAAAATGCAGCCACTGAACGATCTTTACGAAGAAAATAACTGGAAAGACGTTTTTCCTCAAGATCTAATCGATATGGTTAGTAAAGACGGGAATATCTATGCCGTTCCAGTTGATATTCACCGCGGAAACGTCGTTTTCTATAACAAAAAGGTATTTGAAGAAAACAACATAGAACCACCTAAGGATTGGAATGGATTCTTAGAAGTAGCTGAAAAGCTTAAATCGAAAGGCATCACACCACTTGCTCTTGGTGACAAAAACGTGTGGCCATCCACTATGGTCTTCGAAAGCATTCTTCAGGCAAACCTAGGAGCAGAAGACTACAACAAACTTTGGAATGGTGAAATTCCAATGGATGATGAGCGTGTTGTGAAGTCTGCTGAAATGTTCAAGAAAGTTCTAGCTTATGTAAACGAAGATCACAGCGCTCGTGCTTGGCAGGATGGTTCTCAGTTAGTAGCTGATGGAAAAGCAGCTATGAATATCATGGGTGACTGGGCGAATGGTTATTACAAGAGTAAGGACCTAAAGCCAGGTGAAGATTATGGTTGGTTCGCTTCTCCAGGAACAGAAGGCGAATTCCAGGTTATCACGGATACATTCGGATTACCTAAAGGCGTTGAAAATCCTGACCAAGTAAAAGAATTCTTAACGGTTCTTGGTTCGAAAAAAGGTCAGGACGCATTTAACCCGAAAAAAGGTTCGATCCCTGCCCGTACAGATGCAGACATGTCTAAGTACGGAAAGTATTCTACAGATACAATCAAGGATTTCAAAGATTCAAAGCTTACACCAAGCTTAGCTCACGGTTCAGCAGCACCTGAACAGGTTGTAACGAAAGTAAACCAGGCAGTAAACGTATTTGTTACACAGCAAAAAGTAGACCAATTTATCGAATCACTAAAACAATCTGTAAGCTCACTTAAATAA
- a CDS encoding carbohydrate ABC transporter permease codes for MKGNSDRIWSILFILPSIIFIGIFVYGFISWTGYVSLSEWRSLIPNYSFAGFENYLNLFKDFRFQADIRNTIIFTVLFIGAVAFMGQLLAILIDQNIKGESIFRNIFLFPMALSFVVTGVVWQWLLNPSTGVNLLLEKIGLSPKWYVSTEVLFGIPIGKIEFGIPVAIIAIVIAAVWQMTGFSLAMYLAGLRGIPEELKEAARMDGASEWKLYRKIIFPQLRPITMSVIIIMAHISLKIFDLIYAMTGPGANYVTDVPALYMFETTFRANDYASGAAIAMILLISVAVFIIPYLVVNRRED; via the coding sequence ATTAAAGGCAACTCCGATCGTATTTGGTCTATTTTATTTATCTTACCTTCCATTATCTTTATAGGCATTTTTGTTTATGGTTTTATTAGTTGGACAGGGTATGTGTCACTGAGTGAATGGCGCTCTCTGATTCCCAATTATTCATTTGCTGGTTTTGAAAACTATCTTAATTTATTTAAGGATTTTCGTTTCCAGGCAGATATACGAAATACGATTATCTTTACAGTTCTGTTTATTGGTGCTGTTGCCTTTATGGGACAACTACTTGCGATTCTTATTGATCAGAATATTAAAGGGGAATCGATTTTTCGTAACATATTCTTATTTCCGATGGCACTATCATTCGTTGTAACAGGAGTTGTCTGGCAGTGGTTATTGAACCCTTCTACAGGTGTGAACCTTTTATTGGAAAAGATTGGGTTATCGCCGAAATGGTATGTGAGCACTGAAGTCCTTTTTGGGATACCGATCGGAAAAATTGAATTTGGCATTCCTGTTGCGATCATTGCCATTGTCATTGCAGCCGTTTGGCAGATGACAGGGTTCTCTTTAGCTATGTATCTTGCAGGTTTGAGAGGGATTCCTGAAGAATTAAAAGAAGCCGCTCGTATGGATGGAGCGTCAGAATGGAAGCTTTACCGCAAAATTATTTTTCCTCAGCTTCGTCCTATAACGATGAGTGTGATTATTATTATGGCACACATCTCGTTAAAAATATTTGATTTGATTTATGCGATGACTGGACCTGGAGCGAACTATGTAACTGATGTTCCAGCGTTGTATATGTTCGAAACAACATTCAGGGCTAATGATTATGCGAGTGGTGCGGCCATTGCCATGATCCTTCTAATTAGTGTTGCAGTGTTTATTATCCCTTATTTAGTCGTCAACAGGAGGGAGGATTAA